In one Pseudomonas tensinigenes genomic region, the following are encoded:
- a CDS encoding curlin: MNTPTAALLCLLLLCSSAGVRADDLMDNDDLAPTSSDLGELPPPVGQQALIDQLGQANVALLQQNGQSLLGQIVQSGSNQEAYILQQGSDLMALINQNGSGNAASITQNGSHNRAQISQNGNNNDASIEQAGAGLQSAVTQSGNGMSVSVKQYR; the protein is encoded by the coding sequence CTCCTGCTGTGCAGCAGTGCAGGCGTGCGTGCCGACGACCTGATGGACAACGACGACCTGGCCCCAACCAGCAGCGACCTCGGCGAACTGCCCCCACCGGTGGGTCAGCAAGCCCTGATCGACCAGCTCGGCCAGGCCAACGTCGCCCTGCTGCAACAGAACGGTCAGTCGCTGCTCGGGCAGATCGTGCAGTCGGGCAGCAATCAGGAAGCGTACATCCTGCAACAGGGCAGCGACCTGATGGCGCTGATCAACCAGAACGGTTCCGGCAACGCCGCCTCCATCACCCAGAACGGCAGCCATAACCGCGCGCAGATTTCGCAAAACGGCAACAACAACGACGCCAGCATCGAGCAGGCCGGCGCGGGGCTGCAAAGCGCCGTGACCCAGTCGGGCAACGGCATGAGCGTTTCGGTCAAGCAATATCGCTAA
- a CDS encoding curlin: protein MFKLTPLTAAILVMISAQAMADDSLSNQSQVGTANIADVKQTQAPFSTATQTQLGQGNDAAAVQDHATSVITQDAVGDYNAGYAEQLYEDNATITQQQVGAFNTAHASQSLGFGSPNNALQQQQGTGNFSFIYQDSQNGSEGKTFQFGDSNEANIEQLYEGSGNSSVITQYGTANYGTAEQVLHNGGQIGINQAGEGNYAYGDQRNGTGGNISINQFGNLNGTEIWQDAQLASQATVNQYGDSNETVVDQSFGENNTAAVTQVGNSNAIYADQFEAVNSTLALYQVGNGNVHFTYQNGDSHVLNATSVGNDNKVYASNWKGPQSGGQFGSGQRATVTQAGNGNIASFTQDGVGQVMTTHQTGTGNKTTVSQAESYNELYFDQNGSDNILISDQRGTGNLIQGSSNGTGNSAEFDQSGTGNQAYTAQLYGSDNMITVKQADTMNVAYVTQGGTGNIANVDQSGVTQTANIQQFGSANQATVLQQ, encoded by the coding sequence ATGTTCAAACTGACGCCCCTCACCGCCGCCATCCTGGTCATGATCAGTGCCCAGGCGATGGCCGACGACAGCCTGTCCAACCAAAGCCAGGTCGGCACCGCCAACATCGCCGACGTGAAACAGACCCAGGCGCCGTTCAGCACCGCCACCCAGACTCAACTGGGCCAGGGCAACGACGCCGCCGCCGTGCAAGACCACGCCACCAGCGTGATCACCCAGGACGCGGTCGGCGACTACAACGCCGGTTACGCGGAACAGCTTTACGAAGACAACGCCACCATCACCCAGCAACAAGTCGGCGCCTTCAACACCGCCCACGCCAGCCAGTCGCTGGGCTTCGGCTCACCGAACAACGCGCTGCAACAGCAGCAAGGCACCGGCAACTTCTCGTTCATCTATCAGGACTCGCAGAACGGCAGCGAAGGCAAAACCTTCCAGTTCGGCGACAGTAACGAAGCCAACATCGAGCAACTTTATGAAGGCAGCGGCAACAGTTCAGTGATTACCCAATACGGTACCGCCAACTACGGCACCGCCGAACAAGTGCTGCACAACGGCGGCCAGATCGGCATCAACCAGGCCGGCGAAGGCAACTACGCCTACGGTGACCAGCGCAACGGCACCGGCGGCAACATCAGCATCAACCAGTTCGGCAACCTCAACGGCACGGAAATCTGGCAGGACGCGCAACTGGCCAGCCAAGCCACCGTCAACCAGTACGGCGACAGCAACGAAACCGTGGTCGACCAAAGCTTCGGCGAAAACAACACCGCCGCCGTCACCCAGGTCGGCAACAGCAACGCGATCTACGCCGACCAGTTCGAAGCGGTCAACTCGACACTGGCGCTCTATCAGGTGGGTAATGGCAACGTGCACTTCACCTACCAGAACGGCGACAGCCACGTGCTCAACGCCACGTCCGTGGGCAACGACAACAAGGTCTACGCCAGCAACTGGAAAGGCCCGCAATCCGGCGGCCAGTTCGGCAGCGGCCAGCGTGCGACCGTTACTCAGGCGGGCAATGGCAACATCGCCAGCTTCACTCAGGATGGCGTTGGGCAAGTCATGACCACGCATCAGACCGGGACGGGCAACAAGACCACGGTCAGTCAGGCTGAGTCGTATAACGAGCTGTACTTTGATCAGAATGGTAGCGACAACATTCTGATCTCGGATCAGCGCGGGACGGGCAACCTGATTCAGGGTTCTTCGAATGGCACGGGTAACAGTGCTGAGTTCGATCAATCCGGGACTGGCAACCAGGCGTATACCGCGCAGTTGTATGGCAGCGACAACATGATCACTGTTAAACAGGCGGATACGATGAACGTGGCGTATGTGACCCAGGGCGGCACGGGGAACATTGCCAATGTCGATCAGAGTGGGGTTACGCAGACGGCGAATATTCAGCAGTTCGGGTCGGCTAACCAGGCGACGGTGTTGCAGCAGTAG